In the Pararge aegeria chromosome 16, ilParAegt1.1, whole genome shotgun sequence genome, GCTGGATTGAACAGAACACAGTATAAGAGAGAAAGAATATGAATATTCCTGCGAAGGCGAATTGGAAGCCACTCGAGTTTGTCGCGAAATTCTGAAATGTGGTCATATTtacgaaggccaaatatgaaccgtatGCAAAGATTTTGAATGCGCTCGAGTTTATTAAATTGCTCCATAGTTAAATCAAGATAGCAAGTATCAGCGTAATCAAGAATTGGAAAGAGGAGAGATTGAGCTAGCGCAATTTTAGTTGGTATGGGAAGGAAATTACTTAATCGCCGAAGAGAACCTACAGCTGCAAACATCTTCCTGCTCACCTCACTAATCTGGGGAACCCAAGAAAGAAATCTGTCAAAAACAACCCCAAGATTCTTGACTGTGTCACTAAATTGTAATTGGACTCCATCAAAAACAACAGAAGGTAGGGTAGTCCAATCTATCCGTGAAATTAAATTCTGACtgcctattataattatttttgttttagatggATTTACCCTGAGTCCATAAGATCTACTCCATTGTACAACAGCTTCTAAGTCCTTATTTACTTGTTCAATCGCTAGGGGTAGATCTTGCAACTTAGATTGGGTATATATCTGTAGATCGTCTGCATACAGGTGGTAGAGAGAGGATAAATTCTGAGTAATTGAactaatgaaaattgaaaacagGAGAGGAGACAACACGCCACCTTGGGGCACACCGGCATTTATTGGACACCATTCTGAATATGAATTTTCAATCCGTATCCGCTGCCGGCGGCCATGCAAGTAACTATGAAACCAGTCAATGACACTAGGAGATATGTTAAGAGAgcataaaatagttaaaagtaGATCATGATCAACattattaaaagcattactGAAATCTAATAATGCTAATACAGTTACAGATTGATTATCCATCCCGAAACGGATATCTTCAGTAATTTTAACTAAAGCAGTAGTCGTACTATGACCGGAACGAAAACCAGATTGAAATGGATTTAAAAGGTTACATCGAGTAAGAAACAGGGTCATTTGTCTATGAACTATCCGCTCAAAGACTTTGGACAAAAAGGGGAGAATAGAGATAGGCCGATAATCAGAGAAGCATGCGGGATTCCGATTTTTAGGAATTGGAGTTACCTGTGCATTTTTCCAAGAACTAGGAAAAATGCCAGtattaatagaattattaaagagGAATGTAATGATAGGTGCAAGTATTTCAAGGAGTGGTGTGATCATCTTACGACTAATGCTGTCTGTACCAACAGCATCCGAGTTAACCTCTATAATACTTCTCTTAACATCACTAACGTCAATTAGACTAAAAATAAATGCGGGATCATTCGGGGTGGGCAAAGCtagaatttgattttttgtatttaatttagtagtacTATCAATTGTACAAGAAGAGGAGAAGTGCTTATTAAGctggtttaaattaaaattattgcaggGAATATTCCTATTTGCTTTCCCAACACCAAGAGATTTCAGAAATTTCCATACCCTACCAGAGTCTTCCTCTTCAAGTACGGATttatgaatatggcgtcgttgCTTATCTCTACATAACCTGTTGCATCGATTTCGAATTACTTTGTACTTGTCCCTATTAGAATCTGTAGCATTAGATTTGAACTTAGATTTTGCAACATTCTTCTTGTGCTGTAACGTTTTTATCTCCTCAGTAAGCCAAGGAGCAGGAAGATGCTTGATTCTAACTGGACGAATTGGAGCATGAACATCGAACAGTTTTgtcaaaattgaattaaaaatattcacctgCTCATCAATACTGATTCCCGTACGAACATCGTCCCAATCAGCCTTAGCTGCATCCTCCAGTAAACGTTCCAGGTTCATACCACTAAAATTACGTTGCAAAAGCATACTTGACTTTGCTTTTGGTGGACGTATCTTATATGATAAATAGAGCAAATCATGATACGAAAAGGCATCTGCAGGGCACTGACCATGCTTAGCTACATAGTCAAGAGAGGAAACAAGAACCAAATCTAGAAGAGACGCGGTACAATTTGGAAAAGAGTGGGTTGCTGAAAGAGGAAGAATGCGTAAATTTGCTGCTTGTACCATAGACTTAAGGCGCGAGGCACGGAAGTCGTTTTTTAGAAGGCAGGTATTAAAATCACCCATTATTATCGTATGCTGATAAAGTGGAATAAGTTGGTCTAATAAGCTTTCAAATGTAGGGAAATAGTCTATGGCAAGGCTAGGATTATAAAAAACACCAAGTAACAATTTAGCATtggaaaaatttaactcaatGAATAGATGCTCCGCCTGTGGAGTTTCTTGTGATTGCGATACCCTAATTACTGTAAATGGTATGTGCGAGCGCAGGTATATAGCAACACCCCCCCCAATACGGTTCGTACGATCATTCCGAATGAGGTGGAAACCAGGAAGACCATAAGATGTGGAGGATAAACAAGGCTTAAGCCATGATTCGGAAATTAGGATTGCATGAATATTCTTGCAATCGAAAGCTGAAAGCATATCTGGGTAATGTGCAGGAATACTCTGAGCATTGATATGTATgacattgaaatttttaatttcatctgaAAAGTGTGAATTAAGAGTTTCACTGAGAGAAGGGAGGCTATAAAAACTATCGTTACTATCCAATCCAGTTGAGGAAGAAAGCGAAAAAAATGAGTCGTTGAGGCTTACATTCTGCAATGACATAATAGGtattgataattataaataaaagtaatacaaaataaataaaataaatgcgtaACCAGCAGGTCTTACACCTACCAgcataaataagataaaacaaGATATAGCACACCTTTAACTAACAAACCAAAGAAAATTAACGCATGCCATGatcattataaaaagaaaagaaataaaagtaaaaaaaaaaaagtaataaaaaaaaaaaaaaaaagtaaatagtccaaaaatacaataacaGAGTAAAAACTTGTTTTccgttttaaaattacttataaaagttattataagGCTGTATAATCAAAAATCTTTGCCTAAAGTTAAAGTAATTATTGCTTAtgcaaagttataaaaataattataaggctGTATGATCAATAATCTTTGCCTaaagttaaaagtaattattgtttgtttatgcaCTTCATCTTGACATTTACATGTCATGCTGACATATTAAGACAACAATTGACAATTGACTGttacaaaaacttttaattaattacacaagtaggtaaaagtaaaataaaggaattgcgagtgtaattaaaaataaaaactactttttaaccATTCGCCTAGCAGTGCGAGGAACTGGCAATCTCGTCTCCGGACTCTTCGAAGCTACTCCAGGGCTCTGAACTGGCGATCCAGCAGTTGCCGCCGCCGACTCCACTGGAATCGCCTCAAGCTCCCTTATGCATTCCACTCGATGACGAGCCCCGTCCAAACCGATGATATAAATGAACCCATCACGTGTCCAACAATTGGTGATGCCAAAACGCTTCCGAGCTTCCAAAAATGCGTTGTGACGAGGCTTAGTTAAAAACTCTGACTGAGTAAAGCCAGTGcccttaaattttgtttttgaaaaccaaACCTTATTGCGGACTACGACATCAGCGAACTTAACTACAATAGGCCTGGGCTTGGTACTGGAAGAACGGCCAAATCGATAGCTAGCCTTAATGCTGGAACTTGAAAAATTCGGCAAATCCAAATGTTCGGCGAACGTTGTGGTAACTCGTGCAATCAAATTCTCAGCCTTGGCCTCGGGTATACCATGCAAGAGCAGCATTTTCCGCCTGTTCCGCATTTCCTGGCGATCCATTTCCATCTTAAGAAATTCAAGCTGATGCTGCAGAGTATTAAGTGTAGCCACAATGAATGTCTTGAATGATCCAAAGTCAGCAGCAATAGATGAAGTGGTGACAGTAGTTTTGGAAGATGAGTTCTTTTGTAATTCCTGTTGAAACTCATCCatctttatataaaacatttcgGACATTGCAGAAAAAGACTGTTTCAAAGTGTCCATTTTGTGTCAGTGAATAACTGTAGTAAaaggttatttataaatagtaaattttaCAAGGAGAACTTTTGCTGGTAGGTATTTTCACTCACATGTAcataattctaaattaaaaaggttattaaaactataacttgttattatttataaattcaaactaAGAGCAAGTCAAAAACATGTGTTTACTATTACACACCTACCctcgaaaaaaatataagcacttttgaaacgtcaagtctgtctgtttgtagtgattctaccaccggttcggaaggcagattctaccgagaagaagccggcaagaaactcagcagttgctcttttccaacatcaacaatttacattttgcattttaacattcatttttctattttgtgagagctgaaagcggagccggatgcttccaagcaaccttgtcattaaaaattcatcaattgtttacCGAAGTTAATAATAACTTCGACCAGCTTCGGTCGCACGTTGgtcttgaaaattaaaaataaaaagaattaaacattttatttgggAAATATATTTACCGTGATCAACGTGGTAGTCGTACGTGTTAATAAATGTGTAGTCGGTTACTGTATATGCAATACCTACTTATGTTTTGCATTAATCAATGCGAGCGAGAAACCCACAATTTTCATTTAGACTACCGTCATTctgcttaatttaaatttaaattactctAAAAGCATCGCTACCGCTAAGTATATTGCAGAGGTTGAACATGAGCACGTTGAATTTATTTCCAAATTGAATCCAGCTTCGtgctatctatacttatatatatatatatatatatatatatatatatatatatatatatatatagtaaaactgtaactggaagatttcggtacatttaatatattttgaatatttcgaccgggggatgctttataatcgatactgagtccaaaacagatttttatttaatttttgtcggtcggtctgtctgtctgtccgagcatcacgtgaaaactactgaacggatttaaataaaacttggtattgctctttaaattattcaaattggacctatcgttacgggtatagaaatgctaaaagatattaaattcgataataaccgatttgatgcagacgaagttgcgcgggtcagctagtgtacAATATAAATAGATTTCAGCAGTAGTATTGCTTTGtatcagagctcgtccggggaagtgctaccaccatgtttatttctgccgctaagcagcattgttgcaatactatattcttcttctgaagggcgtggtttccggtgtaattataggcacgtgaggcttaacacctacacctcagggCGTGCAcaagggcggcacgttgcatgCATGCgttgcgaagttttgctctggatataggctatggttttccatttaaagtcaaagtcaaagtcaaatatttcttaattaaaataggcacatagattcTTTTGCACGCCGTAAAACatgacatagaagtgaattgatagcgataactaaattcgtcaacttataactaaagctacgagggttccaaacgcgccctggtctaagaagaagccaacaacaaacttagccggggtttttttttgttgacaccatctcacattgtcgtttaaaactatttaacaagcaacctggttaaagcaataatttacacccaagtatTTCTATCGTTGACGTAGCCCTTAAtactaaaataggacttttctataagctaaaaCTTACCATCAGGGGGCCAATTACTTTCCTGCAAttctaactataaaaaaaaaattacataaaacaaaaaaatgtatgtcaTATTGTATTTATGAAATAAGAACCCGTATCGCATTGATTTTATGGAAGTAGGTTAAAAATGTatgacacacgcacacaaagcTTTCCACATTGGTTACAATAAATCTAACCTATGAAATGATACAACTAATGCTTATATATGTCAATCTGTCTTATCGTTATGTGAAGATCATTATTaatgcaatttataaataaatgatataatatgCTACGaaactacacacatcgccacctagccccaaagtaaacgttgcttgtgttatgcctactaaaatgactgataaatatttaacgATGTGTGtcgtgtcgtagtatatttattttatttatttattttatgtctttttttattctattataatgGTACTTGTTTCATTGTGCACAGtgaagtataatattattattactgtttaaCCAAATAGGTAAATTTATACACGTTTTCTCCTAAAGAAAAGAACCCTCAGTGAATGTAGTCTACCGTCACGAAAACGGACGTCAAACTATTGTGCAACTCGGACCTACGTTTTAGACTCTTGCTTTTAGCAACCAGCTTTGAAATCTGAAAGcttcaaaacattttatctCGAAACTTCCTGACATTACCATTTCGAACACACGTAGGGAACTATCTTATCGCACAAAACGTTTTTATGTATCAAGCTAATGCATTCAACAGAGTGCCGTGTCCTACTTCATGACTACTATAAATTTATCGCCAGTAGAATTCATGGATTTTATCTTTGGACGCTTTTTGGCAAATTAAAGCTGTTGTCTCATCGCCAGCGATAAAGCGagctattaaatatttttaccgcACTAGAAACGTACGGGCAGATATAAATTTCTTGCCAATAAAAACTCTTTCTTTTTTCAAGAGTATATCGCAGCGACAAGATTAAAGGTAAAATTAGGTCAGCTATGCTGGCTTGGAAGTCAAACCTttgtgccaagtgtgagattttctacccaGGTCTACCAATTCGATAGCGTAAAAGTAAACTacgatttattatgaaaattaagcttaatttgctatactcagcgaaaagcaggagaatctgtatggtgttatttttaatttcttcaatccttatactccacaccaaacagatctatgGCAATGATAAATtcatcattgtaaagtcaacatctcctgaggatgctctggtttcagagcgaaacgtagaaggcacattgccgaagatttgtttggtgtggagtataaggattgaagaaattaagaaattataaattacaccatacagattctcctgctttttgcggagtatagcaaaataagcttaattttcataatatatcatggattttcgcaaagtaatacctgcttctatccaaactaCAACTTGTATtgaatcgaaagagcgccatctagtgacaatactgtttaCAAGAACTCTCGCCGAGAAACTCGCTTTGTGGAGATTTATATCTGACGATCGCACTCACACACTCTCTAGCCCAGCcacaaaactgtggaatctaCAAACACGTCTCGCTTCTCCCCAATTTGTTTCTAGTCTATacctttttaaagtaataactgACGGACCAAGTAAATGACCCACCTTATAATATATgcaaaaccatcgcttataaacagagcaacatttcgcaaggcatacaagaaacatGTCCTGCTAAGTGGTGCCCTATGTACgtcaaccttaggcgtaggaGCTAGACGTACCTGTGATTACACCGTCAACTACGACCTTCAGTCCTGGacaaagcaatgctgcttggcagcagtaATCAGCATAGTGGGAGTACGTTCCCACTATGCTGATTATCACAAACAGCTATACGCTATACTGTTACTAAAGCTATACTCTTCCCGTTCATCGTAAGCGATGAGACAGCTACCTTAattcaagtttaaaaaatactagctaacattttctaaaaatgaattccaattatatatatacaagaattgctcgtttaaatatataagataactGAAGCTgtataatagtatttaaatacttacctaTCTTATGATGctatttttatgttgtaaatTCCTAATGAATATAGATGTGAAAGCATTTCGGCttgtttattacaataaatgttTTCGGATAAATCCCTGCCATCTTATTTAAATTGTGTGGGCACAGACTGTAAGAATGGACATAAACTACTACGATTTTTAACTAGCAGCTTCATCTACATAACttcgatattttaaaaatctcgCGTGAACCGTCAGTTTTCTGTTCACTTTTTTGCTATGGCTGTGGTGACaaatagacaaaaaattattaGTTCTGTTACTTATTTCTAACATGTCCTCGTTATCTTTTTGCAAAAATCTTTAAAGTACAGACtgcgattttattatatgtatagatatagatagatatccAGTTCTGAAACGAAGCAATTTTATCATAACTCGTTGATTTTAGGGTCATTATactttttagaaattaaatatttaggtGTTGCTTACTAAAGAACTTTTGTGCTGCAGAGTCAGTTTTActagagttaaaataaaaattcgagATGTTAATAATTACACTGCGTTTAACTGCCTCATTTTTGTGCAAAGAAATGCTGTACAGGGCGGAAATGCTGCCAGAATTCTTGAACCTGGAATTCCATTACGCTTACAGCAAGTTTAAGATTATAGTTCGTTTTTTTGTGACTTATCAATGTACAACGTACAACATGGTTTAGTTAATTTTGCATTTTAGTATGTAGCTTCATGAACTACTAATCTTCATAGGtgatttttatatctttattttttccgTGGGGGATTCCCCACGAAAATCATGATAAAAAAATGGATAATACTGCGCTACGGGGAGGAACCGGTTATGTCGGTCTTGTACCGACTAAAACTCCACGGCCAGCAGCGCTTGCCGTTGAAGAAACTCCTCTAACCAACCGCTCTTAGCTAGTACCATTTCTTTTTCCAAATCTAATGAATGAAATGTTTAAATACATACTGtgttcatatttaaaattacgtgttgtgacggcagatgataatacagttatcaccactgCTCTTTTCGCATTGACAATTTAagaggctttggccttggctgGCCCCCAACCGaaagacgtgcctctaagcgataTATTgatccggtgcgatttcgcgtggAAAGCGATTAggcgtatgactaccatactccctaacagcttagcccgctaccatcttagacggcatcaacacttaccaccaggtgagaatgcagtcaagggctaacttgtacataagtatacacacgtaatttttatataagtacaggcgatagacgttatacttctttggcgtaacaggataaaaatcttttcaaaaattttatctttcgccttattctgcgtttttagaaaaaactactctaacaatggaaaaaggtatttaatatattgaaagatttataataacgcattatctagttatctcattatcggaaaaccaagtttcatcattaaaattttagatttttgtttgtacaatttaataaattgtatcaCCGAAATGAGCCTtcagactttgacaatttaaagtgtacagtgtcaaaccttttattgaaaaacaaaattgttgactatagctaatttcagggtgtcggtttttcgtgacggtgtgcgcgcgcatcgtaaaaatttactctcatcattatTCCCAACGCGATTTAGTTTTTCGGTTTATTAggagtatggatttaatattactGCTATACCCCAAATAGATTGCATCATCTGTAACCACCAGTTGAAATTGTAGCCAAAgactaactagtagtggaataaaacaaaaatccttatttttcttttcgtatggtaaataaatatttttttgccatcTTCTCACAGTAAAAGAATCCAAGCTACGATATATATATCGCATGGATATATTCGTGACAAGCTCAGGCATTTTCGGATATTTTCCGGGAACCGCTACTAAACACAGATTTATAGGAAAGCCATTCTTCGTACGGGGAAAATAGAACTCAATTTCAATGCTAATAAGGGCTAATAATATTTAACGGTCTGTCACTGAGTGTACTTTGGTGTCTGTTTTCCAGTGCTCCATTATGTACAGCTTTTTTTTTCCATCGTTTGATGTTACGGTATCGATACGGGAATGACGTGTGACAATTTATTTTAGGTAGAGCGTATTTGTTTTTACGTTAGAGATCATAAATTTACTTATATCGTtgatttgtatataaaattgcaactgtttttactaataatatatcgCGTTAGTGAAAGGCTTAATTTTAACTGAATACGTAAATACCAAGGTTCAttgattaaacaaaacaaaactttcgataaacgactaagacaccgggaggtatctttgcatcgttcgggtctatgtaggactggagtgtatcgataatgcagtcgtatttatatcgaaatacccacgaATTGAatttcatgaacattggttgttaattaaatataattttaattgtttttgaaaactatcttttaatcaaataataattattcgcgtatttgtaaaaaacctaatcaatttaatgtaatatctggcaaatatgaattgatagttatttaaagtttaattatttatctagtttatacatttactgtaacactttcTTGACCTGTTTAACCTCCTTAGCGGTGAAATCTTTTGTTAGTATACTTCTACGATGCTCTACGTTAAGTCGTTGAGCAAACAGTGCATCCGTTAGTCAACGTAGACAAAACctttaaacataattattgaTTAAGATTGCGTAACAAGGTACCTTTTGTATCGCGTCTGCATTCCAGTACTCTATTATTTACAGCTTTTTCTTTATGAAcaagttgatattttaattgcgtgTGAAGTATAGGCCGCACAAACCGGTCTTTTTCAAACATCGCAAACTAATTCGGTATGCAACGGTTGTCTCCTATCCGACTTCAGCTCCATAATAAAAACTAACGCctcggtaaagtagtttttattcaatttgCGAGAAGATGTGTAGATTACTTCGTGTCTGAACTCCTAACGAAAGTGAAACGATAGCTTTATCAATGAGAGCTTATCGCATAATAATCAGGACGCATCGTGCACGCACATAGAGTAGGTGAATTCAATCAACATATTCCATGTATCATTTAAGTGATAAAACGCAGAACGTTCAAATAAACCAGTTTACAACCAAAAAAATTCTGTAAATTGAAACCGGTTCCGAGCCCTAGGGTCTTGGccttctatatataatattttggagAACTCATAGGCAAGCAGAtttcctcatgatattttccttcgccgttaaagcgcttgttatattttaattacttaaaagattTTACTATGATATTTTGTGGAATGATACCTActtggtaataaaaatatctatccttatgcaacgtgtaaatgaaaaccgaaataatactttataggCATTATaaatagaggtacattatgttctgTGTCCGACACtgatctgtgaaaccgaaaacctaatagtttttgagtgaaccactgccatagtttttactgcacgaaataagatacagccctaacatccacgcaaacttaaaattaagtgattcctgtcactttattaggtacgcgtcgtgtagcgtaggtactatgcgtatGTCGGttatttatcttcaataggggtgtcataagtaaacagttagaatgttttgaattcgtttgtatgaaaaataaacatgcttcttttgatttaatattttgacaggatgttccttataaaatatacttatgcaaccttcaatattatttcttaattctgttgaatatatatacttataataacgcCGAAACGTTGATAAATTTGTTTGAACGTGCTAATCTCTCTAACTACCATTCGAATTGGAAAAAtcattttttgtatttgatagtCCGATTAGTGAAGAAGGAAGGTTATTTCAAATTACGAACTTTAGGAGCTTAGCAACTGGAGACGTGACAGGGTGAGACGCAGTATAAGTGTGTATGAAAACTCCGCGcaatgtatagaaaaaaaaaatcacttgttcatagtattttcatattttctttatttgacggccgattggcgcaatttgcagcgaccctgctttctgagcccaaggccgtgggttcgattcccactactggaaaatgtttgtgtgatgagcatgagtgttttcagtgtctgggtgtttatatgtatattctaagtatttatgtatgttattcataaaaatatttatcagttatcttagtacccataacacaagctacgcttactttggggctacatggcgatgtgtgtattgtcgttgttgttgttgttatttttttattatttacatatgaaTTTTGTCTTcgaaattttcatttttttatttctgagaGTATTGATTTTATGGATTGATTGAGATGAGTTTAGTTATAGACTTGGCACAGTATGTTAAAAGACTAAGCACATTTAAgaaataatcaataattttattactgtgtggattggtggaatccttcggcaacattatagagaactctttggtatgcagatttcctcacgatgttttccttcaccgaaaaCCATTATGAGGACGTAAACGAAATATGGTCCTTATAAAATTACCTACGAgcatttttattaagaaaaaagatTTCGTGATTAAAATACTACGCTTTTGAAAAATACTTctgtatttttagtaaaaaacttaattatataaaaacaatgaaCATGAATCCAAGAGTTTGTTAGCCTTATtaagcccaacggctaagtcaaTACAAAGACGGACTGGCACCGTTCTGACCCAaaagtgaaaatattttatacggtgtacatattattatatattttaaagagcTCAGtacaaacatatttataactcttacatcTGAACaggtattatatttatcatcatcactactACCGATTGCCGTTCACTGGACGTGGGTCTTTTGTAGAGCGTTGTGAACTCCACGATTCCGGGACGCTTGTATCCAgtggctccccgcgactcgtttgatgtcgtctgtccacctggttgtcGACCAACGCTAAGTTTACCGGTGCGGATTCCAACATCTAGCGACCCCTAcgaccatcggttctccaagttatgtgccccgcccattgccacttcagcttcgcgactcgctaaACTATacaactctagttcttctacggatcatCTCCTTTCAgatttgatcacgcagagatactcccaacctagctctttccatcgctcgctgagtggcTTATGATGCCCGGTAGTTACGGACCAAGTTTCAGATCCGTTATAATACCTACGaaggtattataataaaaaaaaaagtatattataatgttataagtaGCGCATGGCGGTCCCCGTGTGTACTTAACCCATAAATTATCAACctcattaaatatatcaaaGCGAGGTTATATCCACCCACCGGctataactgaaaaaaatacaataaattgacCAACGAAATTGTATTGTAAATTATTCTGTGGGAATTGttccagaataaaaaaaaaatctttaacgtcactgatatataatatttttacttatttaagtatataac is a window encoding:
- the LOC120630348 gene encoding uncharacterized protein LOC120630348, whose product is MDTLKQSFSAMSEMFYIKMDEFQQELQKNSSSKTTVTTSSIAADFGSFKTFIVATLNTLQHQLEFLKMEMDRQEMRNRRKMLLLHGIPEAKAENLIARVTTTFAEHLDLPNFSSSSIKASYRFGRSSSTKPRPIVVKFADVVVRNKVWFSKTKFKGTGFTQSEFLTKPRHNAFLEARKRFGITNCWTRDGFIYIIGLDGARHRVECIRELEAIPVESAAATAGSPVQSPGVASKSPETRLPVPRTARRMVKK